Proteins encoded within one genomic window of Thunnus albacares chromosome 13, fThuAlb1.1, whole genome shotgun sequence:
- the rsf1b.1 gene encoding remodeling and spacing factor 1, with protein sequence MAASAATASSSPGLCPNYAVICSFLERYGALLDLPELTFPQLERYLQDTSSVPKLLVDLHVKLLRKIGKSVSADRWEKYLVKICQEFNTTWAWELEEKGYKEMTMECKTGILKYLCECQFDENVKFKTAISEEDPDKMRLQPIGRDKDGQMYWFQLDQDDNVRVYVEEQDDLDGSSWKCIVRDRNDLAEVVALLKTQIDPELLKKQQQETKPGDEEAKKAEGDVTKTESDEDSKDSDKAVRPVSPKTESNGEVVEKDDLKSEASEAKSSLNGVVEGKTESELNSEKAAVDHSIGTKVQNIKEEPMEVSDTKSSTATSEPAPASEAPCISLKAEKGEEAKKNSAGEIQQAMKNDQQAKIPLKKRGMKFSEDFEKSKNSGSSIIVQNPSVSQNKEAPKTDATPEQRKKAQSVNDHVNGEVQPTSEKSHSSESPKDVAAAAAADKEQTTEAAAGKSVEVRENDSPSTDKDGTKDKKDGASSAEKVTEAVASHRADSDKKDLNMQVEKESATEKREAHESPPKPTAESPPSPKDAREKSSNREEDEKTKESKPADAKESSTVDETAALNETDKTLTTDESKKVSLNHEVKSKEVESKDSEKSKGKPGCVDTSESNQTEEKSEVTEKVTDVKQTEMSDAKETESKVEKSDSAALKEKPGVIKTTETQSADKDPAEKPDDSENTVSPSVIKKTEVIKDGDDTKTPETQEVNQSFTVIKKADKPSISEKSEETSNTKESSESSVIKKVDKSESCKPAEKQDEELKDAEMTPAVDEKTEKAKAASETNTEKTDKPEKTDKPEKMDTTEKTDKPEKKKTGKAEKPDETEKPEDIKKTVNCEDNTIRDVTTKVSDSTPRPTKEDAAAVKRDLTKPREDDEIETNAVVQKATEEASEGKDKSSSPAEKTSVPEKDDKKPERPDTEEEKVTEEQPDKTEAENPSKESKKDADSEKRTNGSEKLPRQDKESSSKEDSATDKLSKTDGTKEKQAHTESETSTKRDGTDGESSTKTEKPSPHPDAVKPTDEESKSKSEEEDSATKKEVANGTDVPSDVKEAVAHRKVKAPPAHRRKAALQREERQADSESDTNTGGRSLRRSPRISRPTPKVVEIHDRKLEKSQAPPPAEKSEKEKNEEEEDKEEEEQELKTVQKKPREKKADQDGQPKAKGRKRRKMRWSNTRTRRKKKGSEDEDENSDEESSEDEESEEEDDSDEDYKVERSRKRRNRNRERRNSDSSTSSDDDLPPNDDPCKHCGLPNHPELILLCDSCDSGYHTACLRPPLMIIPDGEWFCPPCQHKLLCDKLEEQLLNLDAALKKKERAERRKERLIYVGISVENIITPTVEVVEEKPEIIIKDKKETKRSKSWGRRSTRTKKNISYRFDEFDEAIEEAIEEDIKEAEGGGAGRGKDMANITGHRGKDMSTILQGDEGKENGRPPRPNISQRKKKRRRLNDLDSDSTVDEEESEEEFRLSESSEEEFVVSENETEGETEPDSNDSGKHHKSSWVKRPPTRRRSSRKRRRPRGYSDDEEEEETDDDDEDEIVTEGSSEYSDSDLDMSRRRSRRSQKKQVNYCETSESEGSQAETNRDKMKPRRRQDSSDSEANFSRDSDEESRDRMVKRRADSSKEDSRQRHRRLALKRRRASEEDDSDDDSEDESSEEDRPVRKRVNRIDSDDDDEDEEEEEEEEIKEKKAAEKAEEEGSALTKGTNQLDCNAVELPPTNGQNQVKSVEGLSRDAPGLTANLEPPKNISATPAAAIAPNGLVAQDMAAQEDDEDDLLGVTDLVDYVCNNEQL encoded by the exons tatTTGTGCGAGTGTCAGtttgatgaaaatgtaaagtTCAAAACTGCCATCAGCGAGGAGGACCCCGATAAAATGCGCCTGCAGCCGATCGGCCGGGACAAAGACGGCCAGATGTATTGGTTCCAACTGGATCAGGACGACAACGTGCGCGTTTATGTGGAGGAGCAGGACGACCTGGACGGGTCGTCGTGGAAGTGCATAGTCAG AGATAGAAATGACTTGGCTGAGGTCGTGGCTCTGCTGAAGACACAAATTGATCCCGAGCTGttgaaaaagcaacaacagGAAACCAAACCTGGAGATGAAGAGGCTAAAAAAGCAGAAG GTGACGTTACAAAGACTGAATCAGATGAAGACAGCAAAGACTCCGACAAGGCCGTCCGCCCGGTCTCACCGAAGACTGAGAGCAACGGAGAAGTCGTGGAGAAAGACGACTTGAAATCGGAAGCGTCTGAGGCCAAATCGTCACTGAACGGCGTCGTCGAAGGCAAAACCGAATCTGAACTTAATTCAGAAAAGGCCGCAGTGGATCACAGTATCGGTACAAAAGTCCAGAACATCAAAGAAGAGCCGATGGAGGTGTCAGACACTAAATCCAGCACAGCAACAAGTGAACCAGCTCCCGCCTCTGAGGCACCTTGTATATCATTAAAGGcagaaaaaggagaggaggcCAAGAAGAACAGCGCAGGGGAGATTCAACAGGCGATGAAGAACGACCAGCAGGCCAAAATCCCtctgaaaaaaagaggaatgaagtttagtgaagactttgaaaaaagtaaaaacagcgGCAGCTCTATTATTGTGCAAAATCCATCAGTTTCTCAGAATAAAGAAGCTCCTAAAACTGATGCAACTCctgagcagagaaagaaagcacAGAGTGTAAACGATCACGTTAACGGTGAAGTTCAGCCGACATCAGAGAAAAGTCATTCGAGCGAGTCACCAAAAGACgtcgccgccgccgccgccgccgacAAAGAACAGACgactgaagcagctgcaggtaaATCTGTAGAAGTCCGAGAAAATGACTCACCGTCCACAGACAAAGATGGCACGAAAGATAAAAAGGATGGAGCTTCCAGCGCTGAGAAGGTCACAGAGGCGGTCGCATCGCACCGAGCAGACTCGGACAAGAAAGATCTAAACATGCAGGTAGAAAAGGAAAGCGCTACAGAAAAGAGGGAAGCACACGAGTCTCCTCCAAAACCAACAGCAGAGTCGCCACCTTCACCTAAAGACGCGCGTGAGAAGTCGTCTAATCGCGAAGAGGATGAAAAAACGAAAGAATCCAAACCAGCAGACGCAAAAGAGTCTTCTACGGTGGACGAGACCGCCGCATTAAATGAAACCGATAAAACATTAACGACCGATGAGTCGAAGAAAGTCAGTTTGAATCATGAGGTCAAATCCAAAGAAGTTGAGTCAAAAGATTCAGAAAAATCAAAGGGAAAACCAGGCTGTGTGGACACATCAGAGTCAAATCAGACGGAAGAGAAGTCAGAGGTGACAGAAAAGGTAACGGACGtaaagcaaacagaaatgaGTGACGCTAAAGAAACTGAGAGTAAAGTAGAGAAATCAGACAGCGCCGCACTGAAGGAGAAGCCGGGAGtaattaaaacaacagaaacacagtctgCAGACAAGGATCCTGCAGAAAAACCTGACGACTCTGAGAACACTGTGTCACCATCTGTCATCAAAAAGACAGAAGTAATAAAAGACGGCGACGATACAAAGACTCCAGAAACACAAGAAGTCAATCAAAGCTTTACAGTCATTAAAAAGGCCGACAAGCCGTCAATCAGTGAGAAATCAGAAGAAACATCCAACACTAAAGAGAGTTCGGAGTCGTCAGTTATTAAAAAGGTAGACAAATCAGAATCATGTAAACCTGCAGAGAAGCAAGACGAAGAACTCAAAGACGCAGAGATGACTCCCGCTGTCGACGAGAAAACTGAGAAAGCCAAGGCAGCCTCCGAGACTAACACCGAAAAGACGGACAAACCCGAAAAGACGGACAAGCCTGAAAAAATGGACACGACCGAAAAGACGGACAaacctgaaaagaaaaagacggGAAAGGCCGAAAAGCCTGACGAGACAGAAAAGCCCGAAGACATAAAGAAAACCGTCAACTGTGAAGACAATACGATACGTGATGTCACCACCAAGGTGAGCGACTCTACGCCCAGGCCAACGAAGGAAGATGCGGCGGCCGTAAAACGCGATCTGACGAAGCCACGGGAGGATGACGAAATCGAAACGAACGCAGTCGTACAGAAGGCGACAGAGGAAGCGTCTGAAGGGAAAGATAAATCATCCAGCCCCGCCGAGAAGACGAGCGTCCCtgaaaaagatgataaaaaacCCGAAAGGCCGGACACGGAAGAGGAGAAGGTAACTGAAGAACAGCCCGATAAAACCGAGGCAGAGAATCCAtcaaaagaaagtaaaaaggaCGCCGACAGTGAAAAACGTACAAACGGAAGTGAGAAACTCCCACGTCAAGATAAAGAAAGTAGCAGTAAAGAGGATTCGGCGACAGATAAACTCTCAAAAACTGACGGAACAAAGGAGAAACAAGCTCATACAGAGAGCGAAACCTCAACCAAAAGAGACGGAACAGACGGTGAATCCTCAACTAAGACTGAGAAACCAAGCCCCCACCCAGACGCCGTCAAGCCAACCGACGAGGAAAGTAAAAGCAAAAGTGAAGAAGAGGACTCTGCAACAAAAAAGGAGGTGGCGAACGGTACCGACGTTCCATCGGATGTTAAAGAGGCGGTCGCCCATCGGAAGGTCAAGGCTCCTCCGGCCCACCGGAGGAAAGCGGCActccagagagaagagagacaagCGGATTCAGAGTCTGATACGAACACCGGGGGGAGATCTCTTCGAAGATCACCGAGGATCTCTAGACCGACACCGAAGGTGGTAGAGATCCACGACAGGAAGCTGGAGAAATCGCAGGCTCCTCCGCCGGCTGAGAAGagtgagaaggaaaaaaacgaggaggaggaggacaaggaagaggaggagcaggagttGAAAACTGTTCAAAAGAAGCCgagagagaaaaaggcagaTCAGGACGGTCAGCCTAAAGCCAAG gggagaaagagaaggaagatgAGGTGGTCCAACACTCGAACGCGCCGTAAAAAGAAAGGCTCCGAAGACGAAGACGAAAACAGCGACGAGGAGTCCAGCGAAGACGAGGAGAGCGAGGAAGAGGACGACAGCGACGAAGACTACAAGGTCGAGCGGAGCAGAAAGAGGCGGAACCGCAACCGAGAAAGACGAAACTCGGACTCCTCGACATCCTCGGATGACGACCTACCTCCAAACGACGACCCCTGCAAACATTGTGGTCTTCCAAATCACCCTGAGCTG ATCTTACTGTGTGATTCGTGTGATAGCGGCTACCACACAGCGTGTCTGAGGCCTCCGCTCATGATCATCCCGGATGGAGAATGGTTCTGCCCGCCGTGTCAACAC AAACTGCTCTGTGACAAATTAGAAGAGCAGCTGCTAAACCTCGACGCCGCTTTGAAAAAGAAGGAACGAGCTGAGAGAAG GAAAGAGCGTCTCATCTACGTCGGAATCAGTGTTGAAAACATCATCACGCCCACC GTTGAGGTTGTGGAAGAAAAGCCGGAGATTATAAtcaaagacaagaaagaaacaaagcGAAGTAAGAGCTGGGGTCGAAGGTCGACGAGGaccaagaaaaacatcagcTACAG ATTTGATGAATTCGACGAGGCGATCGAGGAGGCAATCGAGGAAGACATCAAAGAAGCAGAGGGCGGAG GTGCTGGCCGGGGTAAAGACATGGCCAACATCACGGGACATAGAGGAAAGGACATGTCCACCATCCTCCAAGGAGATGAGGGCAAGGAGAACGGCCGGCCGCCACGACCCAACATCAGCCAGCGCAAGAAGAAACGCCGGCGACTCAACGACCTGGACAGCGACAGCACTGTGGACGAGGAGGAAAGCGAGGAAGAGTTTCGCCTCAGTGAAAG CTCAGAAGAAGAGTTTGTTGTATCGGAAAACGAGACGGAGGGCGAAACAGAGCCGGACTCCAACGACAGCGGGAAGCATCATAAGTCTTCGTGGGTCAAGAGGCCACCGACACGACGACGAAGCTCCCGAAAGCGACGGAGACCGAGAGGATACTCGGatgacgaagaagaagaagagacagatgaTGACGATGAAGATGAAATAG tgaCTGAAGGCTCCAGCGAGTACAGCGACAGTGATCTGGATATGAGTAGACGGCGGTCTCGGCGGAGTCAGAAGAAGCAGGTGAACTACTGTGAGACGTCCGAGTCCGAAGGATCTCAAGCAGAAACCAACCGGGACAAAATGAAACCCAGACGTCGCCAGGACAGCTCGGATAGCGAAG cGAATTTCTCCAGAGACTCTGACGAAGAGTCGAGGGATCGGATGGTGAAGAGGAGAGCCGACTCTTCAAAGGAAGATTCCCGGCAGCGGCACAGACGGCTCGCGCTAAAACGCAGGAGAGCTTCCGAAGAGGACGACTCGGACGACGACTCGGAGGATGAATCGTCAGAAGAGGATCGTCCCGTCCGTAAACGTGTGAACCGCATCGACTCGGACGATGATgacgaggacgaggaggaggaggaggaggaggaaataaaagaaaagaaagcagctgaaaaagcagaggaggaaggCAGCGCTCTGACAAAGGGAACAAACCAGTTGGACTGCAATGCGGTGGAGCTGCCTCCCACCAACGGACAGAACCAGGTTAAGAGCGTCGAGGGTCTCTCGAGGGACGCTCCGGGCCTCACCGCAAACCTGGAGCCACCCAAAAACATCAGTGCCACGCCAGCCGCCGCCATAGCGCCAAACGGTCTGGTCGCCCAGGACATGGCAGCGCAGGAGGACGACGAAGACGACCTGTTAGGAGTCACAGACCTAGTGGACTACGTCTGCAATAACGaacaattgtaa